TCTAAAAATGTACTTTGCTACCAGTATAGATTTAAATATCCACCTTTGCAAGAgaacaaattatttttttttaaaaaaaagcatCAAGAAAGAAATCCAGCCATGAAGCTGTTCAAGATTGATCTGttttgttcctttcttttttgggttAATATTGGCAGATAATTCATGGTTAATAGCATTTTctttacaagactcaaaattaAGTTTGCTAACAACTAAAATTTGATCAGCATTTATTCAATTTTATGGTCACACGCTTCTTTCTACAAGAGTGGCAAAGAAACATTATGCAGGAAGATTTTAAAAGCAAATTCCCTTTGAACATTCATTAGTTTAGTAAGAAACTTGATATTTCTCGAATTAAGATGTACTGTAACACCAACCTGCCAATATCTAAAGTTCTACTCTTCCACTAAGTGAACATATGAATCTGACATTCCACCTTCCATCATCATCTCTTTGTACAGCATGTTAAGCACTTGATAAACCTTTTGTGCACTATGTAAAGTTTCACCAGCATGAAATTCAAGAAGTTTATTATCCATTTCAATCCAGCTACAACCTGGAGTCTTACTTACGCCTTTCTGTCTCATCAACAATCTTATCCTTGCTGAATCAACCCACCTATCTTGATTTGCATAGATTTTTGATGCAATCACATAGTTGCCAGAGTTTGAAGGCTCCATCTCCAGGAGAAGCTGCATTACCCGCTCACCAACATCaacatttttaattttattacagGCACCAAGGAGTGCTCCTAAGAGAACTTCATCCGGCTTTTCTGGCATCTTCTCAATCAAGTTCCATGCTTCATATACTCGTCCAGCACGTGAGAAAAGATCCACCATGCAAGAGTAATGTTCAATTTTCGGAACCAGACCAAAAGATGAGCTCATCAAATCAATCAAGTGGCAGCCTTCATCGACCAATCCAGCATGTACACATGCAGAAAGCAGCCCAACAAATGTGATGTCATTTGGACAGGAAGTACTACCACCCTCCCTTAACATGCGCTCAAACAATGACAGAGCCTCTTGAGCTTGCCCATGAAAAGCAAGAGCAGAGATCATTGCATTCCAGGATACCTCATTTTTTATGGGCATGTCTCCAAAAACTTGAAATGCAAGGTCCAGATTCCCACACTTAGCAAACATGTCAATCAATGCAGTACCAACATATATGTCATCCGTTAAGCCACTTTGTGATGCATACTTGTATATAGATTTTCCAAAGTCCAAAGCTCCAACTGAAGCACATGCAGACAACACTCCAATCACAGTGATTTTATCCACATCCACCCCTGCAGCTTTCATGGCATTGAATAAGCACATTGCTTTATCTGACAAGCCATTTTGTGCGTATCTGTCAGAGgtaaaaaagagaagaagacgAAAAAGAAATTGTTCAGTTTGTATTATTAGTACCTTGTTGAAGATATAACATCAAGCAACCTGACTAAGTCACCATCCTACTCAGGCAGATAAGAAATCCACACTCTTTCCTTGTTTAATTCAATATGTGTCAAAAGATTCCAAAATTTTCTGTTACTcatataaggaaaaaaaagttcCAGTTAAAATATTTCTCCAAACAAAAAAAGGCTAAAagaatatatgtatatatatatatatatatatacatatcttATGCACTAcgttatttttgtttagtttaggaaagaaaggaaaatgagaaaatcTTTAACAAGGAGCAAAGAAATTAGAGAAACAATAAAAGTTTGCTTGCTCTCTTTTGAGACACATTAAGCCAAAGGATTGTTAGATAATGAAACTTACACATTTGTTTACACTTGATGGGCAAAGGAGATATCAGCAATTTCCATCCAGTAGCCTAAAATTTCTCACCATCTCCTCCTACTTtgcagaaagaaaaagaagtctttgaaagttttaaaatctTTCCATTCCCTTACCTTCTCCTGAAAGCACACTCACAAACTAAATTTCAAGctatcctctcttttctttttgtgatTTCCTTTCACATTATTAAGCCCAAAGACTAAAGTTACCAAGGCAAAGCAGAATGCTAGGCCGTTAAGTGAGACTCGACAATAGTTCCCAGAACAAGAAGTTCACCACTATCTCTAATTAAAATGAAAGTATTAGACAAAAATCACAAGAAAATATTTGAACTCCAAGAGGTAGTAAATCTACTTCTATCTTTGACAGCTTCAGAAAAATCAACGaaaatgaaaatacaaaataataGTCTCGCGTAGGCAGTTAAATCAACCCAATAATTGgttgtcttcatgaacattTTCTTAAGTTTGAGATAAGCTCAATTAGGTACAGATGCTACCACAAGACTTTGTacttttataaattttttctaaatatttttgcacttgtgttattttttttatacttaTTTTTTTCTGAAATAAGGGGCAGAAAATTTAATGGAAGATTAAATGCTTAAGTTACAACTTTTTCCAGAAGTATAACCCAAGTTCTTTTTTATGAATTACAAGTTTACACCCAACTAAAGCTGTTATAAAAAGCACCATCTTCTCTTAGAAAATTTAAGTCTCCTTTTGAAAAAGATATAAGATGCAAAAGCATCAAGTCATGCTAAAAATGTCCATACATGTTTATGCAAACATTTACATTTTCTATAAAAGAATCTACTTGCTTGTTTAATAAGATGTAATTCTAATGCTAAGCATGTCGATTCACATTCTTAAAAGCATGTCTTAACACCCACTCTATAACTTACTAAACTGCTTAATCAAACTGCAGAACGATATCATCACAAGTAAGCATAAAACAGAAAAGCACAACAACTATGGTCTGGAAGTACATTCAAGGCAAATGAAGAACTCAATTGAGTCAAAGAAAACTTAAGAGCAGAGTTACTTGCCCAGTAATCATGGCATTCCAAGTAACCACATCTTTCTTCCCCATATTGTCAAATATCCTCCTTGCAGAGCCCAAATCCCCACATTTCCCATACATGTCAATCAAAGCTGACCCCATGTAAGAATTCATCTCAATGCTTTTCTCCACAACATACTTCTCAATAGAGCTCCCCAAGTCCAGGTTCCCCAAGTCCCCACAAGCACCAAGAACACTCACAAGAGTCATTTCATCAGGTGCAACCTCTTTATTCCTCATTTTATAAAACAACTCCACCGCCTCTCCAGCAAAACCAGCCCTGGAATACCCAGAAATCATTGAATTCCACGACACCAAATCTCTAACCggaatttcatcaaacactttccGTGCAAAACTCAACTCACCAAATCTCGAGTACATCGTGATCAAAGAATGACACACATGACAATTCAACCACAGCCCATTTTTCCACACCTCACAATGAGCTAATCTACCATGCCCAAAGTCCAAAAGATTGCCACAGGAAATAAACACAAACGGGTACGTGAAATTATCCGGTTTTACACCTAAAGACTTCATTTTGCAGTAAAATTGCAATGCAAGATCAAATTTTCCCCACGTTGTCGTGAGCCCTCTAATGAAAACGTTGAATGCATAGTCATTAGGATGGGGAAGATGCAAGAAGAGCTGAAGGGAATAGCTGAAGTCTTTTAGAGCAATGAGTTTTGCAAGGAGAAAGTTGTGCTTGTAAATGGAATTAATAAGTATTTGGGTATGGATTTGCTGGACGGGACGGATGGATTTGCATTGCTTCAAGAGAAGCAAGAGATTTTCAGAGAATGCATCAGACTTTTGACGATGGTCATGATGTTTTGGTTGACTGTTATGGGTAGTTATTGCAGTTTGAACATATGACACATGGCGGGAAAACCTGGGCGATGATGCCATTTTCACCTTGGTTCTCAAGGTCAGGAGCATTCTTCCGTTGCTTTCTTTGGCACATGCTGGCGCCACCATGCCCGCCACTACGCAACTAAGTAGCAGTACTACTGAACTGCCAACAGCCTTGGTAACTTGGTGGTCTTGGTGGGGTTAGCGTATACTTGTCAGTTAATCGTGACTGTCACTTTCAAGTAGCTTTCTCCGATGGCTCTCCATCGATTAGAATTTTTCTTCCCTAGACTAGACTAGAGTAGGTTATATAATTGTTATcgttgtgaaaaaaaaaaaagaagaagaagaagcaagcAGTACTACTGAATTGATCCTCTGGAAGTTAGAATCAAGTTATGACATCTTGCCGATAAGATTAGTCTTGTTTAAGGATTGCAACGGGGCAGGGTTGGGGTGGGAGAATCTTTGGAAGTGAGAACCAAGTTATgacatgtgaggactcgaaaattatttttattttatcttatttctttgagtacattttccttactttactttatttccttaatttctcatatatttttataagaGAGTCAAgattttaatcatttttctaCTATAAGTTAGTGCATGATATGTTCGTAGTGCATTATGGAATTGAGACTCACTAGTGAGGcgtgtgcgataaatttttgaagattaaGAGGAGTTTTGtataaagggatattattttataaggtgttataCGATAATTAGACGTTGGCTAGATATTTTAATGATTGGAAGACAATAGGATGAGGATTAACTTTGGAAGGACAATTGTCACAAAATTCATGGAATTTTGACCTTGACTTGGACTATTCTTAGCctttaattaaaagaaaaattgaccaaaaaacaACCTTTCATCTTCTTCCCTTGGCCGACTTTCatgagaggaaaagagagaaaaaaagctTCAATTTCAACCTccatttcttgcttgaatctttgaGTTTCACCATAAACTTGCAATCCAAACCATAAAAAGTGACCTTTTGGGAGGATTAAGGATTTTGGTAAAATGATTTGGGAGAAAGAAGCACTTGGTTTCCATTTCTTATTAGTGTATTAAGGTAACTATATCAAGCagccctcttttcttttaatactTGCATAAGAGTGGATTTAGAACTTGATTTTGATAGTTTTcatgagaaatttcatggtttgagtggtgattcgaaaatttcagctttgatggTGAAATTTCAACTTTATTATGATGCTTTGAGCTTGGCCATGATTTAGTAGTTTTgccatgtgaattttctagtttttataaGTTATTATGGCTTGCttatgtaaaatttcagcttgtagttcaaaatttcagcttagggtttcaaaatttcagctttgttgtggttgattttTGAGCTAgaaaattggctatattggatgGTTTTGTGGCCTTAAACAAGTGCACTTTATAGCTTGTAACttgtggttgtgattgaagTTGGATTGATATGAACATAGTTGTTGAGTTTGGATCAAAATGTAAAGAAactaggggaagtgctgctgaaatttttattACCTTCTTTCTTGTGAAATAAGTGATGTTAGAGGGGTGATTTTAGATTGGTTTGGACTTAGGTTACATGTGATTTCTTGAGTGTACTTTGATGGTAGTGTATAAGGTGAAATTTTGACAAAACCATGTgtaaaataagagaaaatttgATGGTTTCTTCTAGCATGCTTTCTAGTTGCATTTATTTCACTTTAAGCTCGAGGTTGGTTGTCATTTTAGCTATTTGTTGCTGGAAATTCCAGCCATGAATTGAAATGAGGAATTCCTTGGTTACTCATGTTCCTTGGGTCCAAATgttctcttttcactccaaaaccatatttacatCTTTGCACTAGTAATTacttggattttctttggttcacctaagttTTGAATGGTTGAACCATAATACTCTATCTTGGTTGTTCTTAGGGTTTGTTGATGATCAAGGGCATAACTTGAGGGCGaacttttgacattattttgcttaaactggTGAGTGCCAAGTGCATGTTCttgatatcttgatttgaatgataccacgtgttatgtgttgaatattgaacttgatgaggcgagagtgtattttatcacactcgtcctccccttcttgaatgatcttgtacttGCCTGAATttgattgacctgtacttgtgtttgtgcttgtgcttgacttgtaagtgctgagcggcagcatgtaccacactcaattcgaatgggaggtgcctctcattcccatctcaatacttttatcttgattaagtcgattAAACAGTTATCTCATCGACCCTAGTGTTGAGCGGCAGCATATACCACACTCAAtttgagtgggaggtgcctctcattcccgtctcaaTACCTCTATCTTGATTAAAtcgattggagagttatctcatcgaccatACTTGTTCTTGcttgggtatactcgagtaataccacttCTGTTACCATCTCTGTTATCTTGGTGTTCGAGCTCGGTAGGaggttgatcggtggacggagattagAGATAAGCGGTATTTTACTGGACTTGTTACTATATTTCAAAcgttgacgaagtgtcaacggACCTGGAAGATGTTACTGCGAAGCTGGCTGCAAGTGAAACACTGTACAAGACTAAGTGCTACACTTGAAATCGGGTAGGAATACCACATCAGTTGTATCAACATTTGAATCTTGGGTGCTCTGTCTAGAATCTGGCGGAAGCCAACTTATCAGTACAGTATCCTTTCTTGCTGGTGTTAAattgcttatttgaatgtttgaGCTGTTAATGACTCTGCTTGTAACTGTTCACTATTTTCGTTCTAAGATTTTGAGATATATGAAAGATATTTTGTCAATTTGactgtgtgacgcccccacttctcccaagggcgaacccaagagtatccacggaacgcctgcccaactctggtcaggactcgagacaaatcgattcaaacttaacaatatataacaatttataCTAGTCTAATAAGGAAAAGTCGCTTCTATAATCGAATATCCAAGTCTTGCACCAtgagttcaaaatacatcagttACCCAATTCTTACATCAGGATCCAAAAcatacatcaattcccaaatatatacaacatccaaaagtgtctagtcgattacaattaaaacattaatacaaaagtgcctcaatTCGGCATTTGTTTAACTCCTTCTAATCGGgttcctattaaggaaaataaactaatggaatgagccaatactcagtgaggccaagaaacacacatgcaaacacgtaATCCAAGTAGCCACAATTTACATAGTTAATAAAGCTATCaagttcgaataattcacatttcgaataggaaaagtaaacagaaacaattcaaggatactgtagctctcatgAGCTAAATTTCACGTAGTCGTATACAAGTTTTGATCACATCACATGGTGACATTctgtcaaccacataagtatcaaatccgtagatacaccacttttcttcgaatcccgtcaccgttacaccccctttaCCGGGTCCGCTCATTAAAGtcttgataatactcgagtatatcatggcaatactgcgcGAGTAATGCCGaccaagatctctccaatagatcatactctacgaatatctcatggtttgctaaacttatcgaccaagcctgtgagaacctcgaaaaaaaatatataaaataataataataataaatatacaGTTACATATTACTTTTGCatgttagattttttttaataaatcccACTTCTATCTTTACTTGTTCTCAAGTAAGCacgtaaaaatagtttttatgCTACAAACAATTCAATTGtgtaaaatattgaaattacttgattcttgccAAGATAAATTGATATTTCTTGATGTAAATTATTTTATCGCCTTAATATTAATTCCTTGAATTCCGATAGCTAGTTTTAATCGTTAATAATATTAAGTGTTAATAGGAACCTTAGCAATAAGATGAAGTCAGTAAATTTTAGACAAAACCGTTACAAGTGCACTTAGTATACTTAGGTCGTTAAAATCTCGATAATCGAATCTTTGCGAGAATAGTATATTATTAGGCATTCAAATTACAATTGgggtaaattttggaattagattAAGAATAAGGACTTAAGTGAAAATTCGAAGGAAACGTGAAAAGAGTAAAATAGtctccaccacctcggaagttACCATGCAACCACCAAGGATCCATTGGCCAACCTTTTAAAATCACAATTCCATTTCTGCCGGATCACATTTTCTTTCTCCTCTCAAACACTCAACCTCCTCCATCCGCGATTCATCTTCATTTCAGCACCCCATCTCCACTCCACTACCACACCTCAGACCACCACAACACTTCACCTCGTGATTATCGACCGTGAGAGAGAGCTGCCTTCTGCATCCGAgagtaagaaaaagaaaaccgcGAGCTGCAACCTTTTTTGTTTCTGTCCGTGAGCCTGAGGGAAGAAAGGGAGAGGCCGTGCATAAGTTCCTTCTGCACCTTCACCTCCACCAGCTGCAACCATTTCATCAATTCCAGCCGCAACATCACAACTGCCACCCGCGACCAAAATCAGACCAACACCTCCAATCTTCGCGCGAGCCGAGAGGAAAATTTGACAGTTTTTGTGCCACGTGAGTAAGCTTCAGTTCGAGGTAAACTCTGGACCTAGAATCGTCGATTTCAAATAGATGCAGTGATTGATGGGCTTGCATGTTGAGTTTAGGCATTCGGATGAGTAatttaggaaaagaaaattctGATGTGCACAGGAAATGGGTTTGCCGAGAATTTAATAGGATAATGCTGAGTTAATTCGTTTATTTCTTGACAATCTGAGCTTGTAATTGTGATTAACCAACTAAAAACTAAGTGAttaagtcttgcatgaggaTAGTTAGATCGGTTaggcaagaaaaataaaaatgaaatgaaatcagCTTGCATGCAAGATCATCCGAGGCTAGCTGgaaaaatttctgaaaaatttgatgattatggCTGTTGTTCGAATTTAAtcttgaactggaaatgttaatTAGCTAGCTAAGTGTTTGCATGTTGAATTTGAGTACCTAATACCATGTTTTAAACGAGGAAAGTTTGGATTTAGGACCATTTGGCTGCTGGAAAATTTGTTAGTAGCCGAGAGgttgagctggaaattttgcagtttgtttctggaaattttcttggAGTATAATGGATGgaaatgcctagaaaatgttGTTTTAAGTCTTGTATGACATTCAGTAGTAAACCATTTGAACTGTGGgcaaatttggccaaaattgttgaaactaagctgctggaatttttccagtttagccgagagaagaaggaaagaattttccagatttcttttgcGAATTTTGGGTTCTAAAAATTATGTTATAAGCTGTAACACATCGTAAAGAACTTTAACTTCATTATGCATGAAAGATTTTAGCATAAGTGAAGAGATTATTGGAGGAATGCCTTGCTTTAAAGATGGattgctgctgaaaattttcagcatGGCTGAGAgaaggaaaacagaattttatCCAGCTTTCCTTTTGAATCTTTGtctgtaaatttcatattgttgCACAAGATACACCGTAGCATGATAACTCCACTCTGCATGTTGAGCTggagtggaaaaaaaaaagaagaatttgtGGAGAAAGTTTCACATTTAATCTGtcaaattgttggaagattATATCTTAGATGATGTCAGATTTATGGGGACGTCTTGGTGGAAGAATTTGCTGGAATTACTTGTTatttgattcatttcatgttgGGCAGATTATAAGCTTTAtgtttagtgtttctagcaAGTAAAAGATGGAGATTTAATGGACATCTTGAATTGACATTTGCTGGAATTTTATTGA
This portion of the Coffea arabica cultivar ET-39 chromosome 2e, Coffea Arabica ET-39 HiFi, whole genome shotgun sequence genome encodes:
- the LOC113732587 gene encoding pentatricopeptide repeat-containing protein At2g34400; the protein is MVAPACAKESNGRMLLTLRTKVKMASSPRFSRHVSYVQTAITTHNSQPKHHDHRQKSDAFSENLLLLLKQCKSIRPVQQIHTQILINSIYKHNFLLAKLIALKDFSYSLQLFLHLPHPNDYAFNVFIRGLTTTWGKFDLALQFYCKMKSLGVKPDNFTYPFVFISCGNLLDFGHGRLAHCEVWKNGLWLNCHVCHSLITMYSRFGELSFARKVFDEIPVRDLVSWNSMISGYSRAGFAGEAVELFYKMRNKEVAPDEMTLVSVLGACGDLGNLDLGSSIEKYVVEKSIEMNSYMGSALIDMYGKCGDLGSARRIFDNMGKKDVVTWNAMITGYAQNGLSDKAMCLFNAMKAAGVDVDKITVIGVLSACASVGALDFGKSIYKYASQSGLTDDIYVGTALIDMFAKCGNLDLAFQVFGDMPIKNEVSWNAMISALAFHGQAQEALSLFERMLREGGSTSCPNDITFVGLLSACVHAGLVDEGCHLIDLMSSSFGLVPKIEHYSCMVDLFSRAGRVYEAWNLIEKMPEKPDEVLLGALLGACNKIKNVDVGERVMQLLLEMEPSNSGNYVIASKIYANQDRWVDSARIRLLMRQKGVSKTPGCSWIEMDNKLLEFHAGETLHSAQKVYQVLNMLYKEMMMEGGMSDSYVHLVEE